A single region of the Nocardioides aquaticus genome encodes:
- a CDS encoding VOC family protein, with protein MAIINSNGYAHVRLTVTDIARSKKFYDDVFGWPAQIDMSHEVNEPGTTEDPQKFYGGTIYLTPSGALFGLRPVGEQTFDSTATGLDHVSFTVDSRDDLVAAVKGLDELGVAHGEIIDMEAAGLAILSFQDPDDINLELTAPI; from the coding sequence ATGGCCATCATCAACAGCAACGGGTACGCCCACGTGCGGCTCACCGTCACCGACATCGCCCGCTCGAAGAAGTTCTACGACGACGTCTTCGGGTGGCCGGCGCAGATCGACATGTCCCACGAGGTCAACGAGCCCGGCACCACCGAGGACCCGCAGAAGTTCTACGGCGGCACCATCTACCTCACGCCGTCCGGCGCGCTGTTCGGCCTGCGCCCCGTCGGGGAGCAGACCTTCGACTCGACGGCCACCGGCCTCGACCACGTCAGCTTCACCGTCGACTCGCGCGACGACCTCGTCGCGGCCGTGAAGGGCCTCGACGAGCTCGGCGTGGCCCACGGCGAGATCATCGACATGGAGGCCGCCGGCCTGGCGATCCTGTCCTTCCAGGACCCCGACGACATCAACCTGGAGCTCACCGCCCCGATCTGA
- a CDS encoding SDR family NAD(P)-dependent oxidoreductase has protein sequence MSRTELRYLLALVTGAGGAPGHEVAVALSRAGAAVLCADPDPEAAERTAAVVRRGRVAAWSVQAGVEDDVDVALLAARARDLGGADLLVVAGGGPATDALVTAVGAARTVVLGPGEVDADAVLAGLRSG, from the coding sequence GTGAGCCGCACCGAGCTGCGCTACCTGCTGGCCCTGGTCACCGGCGCCGGCGGGGCGCCCGGCCACGAGGTGGCCGTCGCGCTGTCGCGGGCCGGCGCCGCGGTGCTCTGCGCCGACCCCGACCCGGAGGCGGCGGAGCGCACGGCTGCGGTCGTCCGGCGCGGGCGGGTGGCCGCCTGGAGCGTCCAGGCCGGCGTCGAGGACGACGTCGACGTGGCCCTGCTGGCCGCGCGCGCCCGCGACCTCGGAGGGGCCGACCTGCTCGTCGTCGCCGGCGGGGGTCCGGCGACGGACGCGCTGGTCACCGCCGTCGGAGCGGCCCGGACGGTGGTGCTCGGCCCGGGGGAGGTCGACGCCGACGCGGTGCTGGCCGGCCTGCGGTCGGGGTGA
- a CDS encoding potassium channel family protein, translating into MAVIGLGRFGKSLALELAAEGVEVLGVDRDPRIVQSLAGRVTHVVEADSTNEEAMRQLGLGDFGTVVVGVGNDLEASILSASVAIGLGVRSIWAKAISQAHQRILTQIGVQHVVRPEHDMGKRVAHLVRGRMMDYIELDDGYAFAKTRPPRQMLGRSLADSHVRSQHGVTVVGVKRAGEEFTYATAETLVEQGDVVIVSGPREAVERFAATS; encoded by the coding sequence GTGGCCGTGATCGGGCTCGGCCGCTTCGGCAAGTCCCTCGCGCTCGAGCTGGCCGCCGAGGGGGTGGAGGTGCTCGGGGTGGACCGCGACCCCCGCATCGTCCAGTCCCTCGCGGGGCGGGTGACCCACGTCGTCGAGGCCGACAGCACCAACGAGGAGGCCATGCGTCAGCTGGGCCTGGGCGACTTCGGCACGGTGGTGGTCGGCGTCGGCAACGACCTCGAGGCCAGCATCCTGTCGGCCTCGGTGGCCATCGGCCTCGGCGTCCGGTCGATCTGGGCCAAGGCGATCAGCCAGGCCCACCAGCGCATCCTCACCCAGATCGGGGTGCAGCACGTGGTGCGTCCCGAGCACGACATGGGCAAGCGCGTCGCCCACCTCGTGCGCGGGCGGATGATGGACTACATCGAGCTCGACGACGGCTACGCCTTCGCCAAGACCCGCCCGCCACGGCAGATGCTGGGCCGGAGCCTGGCCGACTCGCACGTGCGCTCCCAGCACGGGGTCACGGTGGTCGGGGTCAAGCGAGCGGGTGAGGAGTTCACCTACGCCACGGCGGAGACGCTGGTCGAGCAGGGTGACGTCGTCATCGTGTCCGGGCCCCGCGAGGCCGTGGAGCGCTTCGCCGCGACCTCGTGA
- a CDS encoding TrkH family potassium uptake protein, which translates to MPRTPTRRSLGPLGLRSPAQLVVAGFAGAVLVGTALLLLPVSRTGEGGTDLVTALFHATSAVCVTGLVTVDTASYWSAFGEVVILGLIQVGGFGTMAFASLLGLLVSRRLGLRTRVTAAAETKSVGLGDVRTVLLGVARTTVLFEAVVAVVLGLRFWLAYDEAPGRAAYLGVFHSISSFNNAGFALWSDSLTRFATDPWVCLPIAVSVIAGGLGFPVLLELRRQLRPRRWSLHTRMTVLATVALLVLGTVFVTANEWRNPQTLGALDPAGRLLAGFFQAVMPRTAGFNSLDYGAMNEGTLLGTSVLMFIGGGSAGTAGGIKVTTFLLLLFVIWAEVRGERDVHAFDRRITDRAARQALTVALLSVAAVVAATVAVVEISRMSTHVVLFEVVSAFATVGLSTGITADLPTPAQLVLVVLMFVGRLGPITLVSALALRERQRLHQNPEGRPLIG; encoded by the coding sequence GTGCCACGCACCCCCACCCGGCGGAGCCTGGGCCCCCTCGGCCTGCGCTCGCCCGCACAGCTGGTCGTCGCCGGCTTCGCCGGTGCGGTCCTGGTCGGGACCGCGCTGCTCCTGCTCCCGGTCTCCCGCACCGGCGAGGGGGGCACCGACCTCGTCACCGCGCTGTTCCACGCCACGAGCGCGGTGTGCGTCACCGGGCTGGTCACGGTGGACACGGCCTCGTACTGGTCGGCCTTCGGCGAGGTGGTCATCCTCGGCCTGATCCAGGTCGGCGGGTTCGGCACGATGGCGTTCGCCTCCCTCCTGGGGCTGCTGGTCTCGCGACGCCTCGGCCTGCGCACCCGGGTCACCGCGGCCGCCGAGACCAAGTCCGTCGGGCTCGGTGACGTCCGGACGGTGCTGCTGGGGGTGGCGCGCACCACGGTGCTCTTCGAGGCGGTGGTGGCCGTCGTCCTCGGGCTGCGCTTCTGGCTGGCCTACGACGAGGCGCCGGGCCGGGCCGCCTACCTCGGGGTCTTCCACAGCATCTCGTCCTTCAACAACGCCGGGTTCGCCCTGTGGTCCGACAGCCTGACCCGGTTCGCCACCGACCCCTGGGTCTGCCTGCCGATCGCGGTGTCGGTGATCGCGGGCGGGCTGGGCTTCCCGGTGCTCCTCGAGCTGCGCCGTCAGCTGCGCCCCCGCCGGTGGAGCCTGCACACCCGGATGACGGTGCTGGCCACGGTCGCGCTGCTCGTCCTGGGCACGGTCTTCGTCACCGCCAACGAGTGGCGCAACCCGCAGACCCTCGGGGCCCTCGACCCGGCGGGCCGGCTGCTCGCGGGGTTCTTCCAGGCGGTCATGCCGAGGACCGCGGGGTTCAACAGCCTCGACTACGGCGCCATGAACGAGGGCACCCTGCTCGGCACGAGCGTGCTGATGTTCATCGGCGGCGGGTCCGCCGGCACGGCCGGGGGGATCAAGGTGACCACGTTCCTGCTGCTGCTGTTCGTCATCTGGGCCGAGGTCCGCGGCGAGCGGGACGTGCACGCCTTCGACCGCCGGATCACCGACCGCGCCGCCCGGCAGGCCCTCACGGTCGCCCTCCTCTCGGTGGCCGCCGTCGTGGCGGCCACCGTCGCCGTCGTGGAGATCTCCCGGATGTCGACGCACGTCGTGCTGTTCGAGGTGGTCTCGGCCTTCGCGACCGTGGGACTCTCCACCGGGATCACCGCCGACCTGCCGACCCCGGCACAGCTGGTCCTGGTCGTGCTGATGTTCGTCGGTCGGCTCGGACCCATCACCCTGGTCTCGGCGCTCGCGCTCCGCGAGCGCCAACGGCTCCACCAGAACCCGGAAGGACGGCCACTCATTGGCTAG
- a CDS encoding acyl-CoA dehydrogenase family protein: MADARSDDPRDPTSGPGTDAGARPAGSVAPVAPDLTDVELTDSPFSDFLGFELLLSDDDRALLGRVRAFMNREVEPIINDYWTRAAFPHELVPGIADLGIAGLAYDGPGCPARGALVDGMVAMELARVDPSIGTFMGVHGGLAMGSIQLCGSDEQRERWLPAMARMELIGAFGLTEPDVGSAISAGLATSARRDGDGWVLNGEKKWIGNAAFADLVIIWARDEDDGQVKGFVVEKDTEGMTFDKQEDKIALRVVQNAEVHLRDVRVPEENRLQKAESFRSTADVLRVTRMGVAWQAAGCARGAFEHALRYTKAREQFGRPIASFQLVQDLLVKMLGHVTAATAMNTRASQLQDAGLLRDEHASLCKAQATAKMRETVGWAREVLGGNGILLEHHVGRFVADAEAIYSYEGTREINTLIVGRAITGESAFV; encoded by the coding sequence ATGGCTGACGCACGATCCGACGACCCCCGCGACCCGACCTCCGGCCCGGGCACCGACGCCGGCGCCCGCCCCGCGGGCTCGGTGGCACCGGTCGCCCCCGACCTGACCGACGTCGAGCTCACCGACTCCCCGTTCTCGGACTTCCTCGGCTTCGAGCTGCTGCTCTCCGACGACGACCGGGCCCTGCTCGGCCGGGTCCGCGCGTTCATGAACCGCGAGGTCGAGCCGATCATCAACGACTACTGGACCCGCGCGGCCTTCCCGCACGAGCTCGTGCCCGGGATCGCCGACCTCGGCATCGCCGGTCTGGCCTACGACGGGCCCGGCTGCCCGGCCCGCGGCGCGCTCGTCGACGGCATGGTCGCCATGGAGCTGGCCCGCGTGGACCCGTCCATCGGGACCTTCATGGGGGTCCACGGCGGGCTGGCGATGGGCTCGATCCAGCTCTGCGGCTCCGACGAGCAGCGGGAGCGCTGGCTGCCGGCGATGGCCCGGATGGAGCTGATCGGGGCCTTCGGGCTGACCGAGCCCGACGTCGGCTCCGCGATCTCGGCCGGTCTGGCCACCTCGGCGCGCCGTGACGGCGACGGGTGGGTGCTCAACGGCGAGAAGAAGTGGATCGGCAACGCCGCGTTCGCCGACCTGGTGATCATCTGGGCGCGCGACGAGGACGACGGCCAGGTCAAGGGCTTCGTGGTCGAGAAGGACACCGAGGGGATGACCTTCGACAAGCAGGAGGACAAGATCGCGCTGCGCGTGGTCCAGAACGCCGAGGTCCACCTGCGCGACGTCCGGGTGCCCGAGGAGAACCGGCTGCAGAAGGCCGAGAGCTTCCGCAGCACCGCCGACGTGCTGCGGGTGACCAGGATGGGCGTGGCCTGGCAGGCGGCCGGCTGCGCGCGGGGGGCCTTCGAGCACGCCCTGCGCTACACCAAGGCCCGGGAGCAGTTCGGTCGCCCGATCGCGTCCTTCCAGCTGGTCCAGGACCTGCTGGTCAAGATGCTCGGCCACGTCACCGCGGCCACCGCGATGAACACCCGGGCCTCGCAGCTGCAGGACGCCGGGCTCCTGCGGGACGAGCACGCGAGCCTGTGCAAGGCCCAGGCGACGGCCAAGATGCGCGAGACGGTCGGCTGGGCGCGCGAGGTGCTCGGTGGCAACGGCATCCTGCTCGAGCACCACGTCGGCCGGTTCGTCGCGGACGCCGAGGCGATCTACTCCTACGAGGGCACCCGGGAGATCAACACCCTCATCGTGGGTCGTGCGATCACCGGCGAGAGCGCGTTCGTGTGA
- the phaZ gene encoding poly(3-hydroxyalkanoate) depolymerase encodes MSTTAEPMTDDRPQPAPDRVRNVTVRGITARVSVRPGVGRHTHAPPLLLCNGIGLSLEGLQAFVDHLDPERGVVRFDVPGVGGSALPPMPYTIAALSSWVTAMMSRLGHRRFDVLGISWGGGLAQQLALQSPRKVRRVVLVATGTGMLMVPGSPEVLRIMSTPRRHRDPGYAAAVAGTIYGGTMRTDPVRGSALLHAATRAGPKRGYYYQLMAMTGWSSLPFLPLVRQPTLVVGGDDDPIIPVANPRMQARLIPRGRLHIYRGGHLALVTEADQLAPVVDAFLDENETHG; translated from the coding sequence ATGTCCACGACCGCTGAGCCGATGACCGACGACCGGCCGCAGCCGGCACCCGACCGGGTGCGCAACGTCACCGTCCGCGGGATCACCGCGCGGGTGTCCGTACGCCCCGGCGTCGGCCGGCACACCCACGCCCCGCCGCTGCTGCTGTGCAACGGCATCGGCCTGAGCCTCGAGGGCCTCCAGGCCTTCGTGGACCACCTCGACCCGGAGCGGGGGGTGGTCCGCTTCGACGTCCCCGGCGTGGGCGGGTCCGCGCTGCCGCCCATGCCCTACACGATCGCCGCGCTGTCCTCCTGGGTCACCGCGATGATGAGCCGCCTGGGCCACCGCCGCTTCGACGTCCTCGGCATCTCCTGGGGCGGGGGCCTGGCCCAGCAGCTGGCCCTCCAGTCGCCGCGCAAGGTCCGCCGGGTCGTGCTGGTGGCCACCGGCACCGGGATGCTGATGGTGCCGGGTTCGCCCGAGGTGCTGCGGATCATGTCGACCCCGCGCCGGCACCGCGATCCCGGCTACGCCGCCGCGGTCGCCGGCACCATCTACGGCGGCACGATGCGCACCGACCCCGTGCGAGGCTCCGCGCTGCTGCACGCCGCCACCCGGGCCGGGCCCAAGCGGGGCTACTACTACCAGCTGATGGCGATGACCGGCTGGAGCAGCCTGCCGTTCCTGCCGCTGGTGCGTCAGCCGACGCTGGTGGTCGGCGGCGACGACGACCCGATCATCCCGGTCGCCAACCCCCGGATGCAGGCGCGACTGATCCCGCGCGGCCGGCTCCACATCTACCGCGGCGGCCACCTCGCCCTGGTCACCGAGGCCGACCAGCTCGCGCCGGTGGTCGACGCCTTCCTCGACGAGAATGAGACCCATGGCTGA
- a CDS encoding PHA/PHB synthase family protein — translation MTTTEEEAAAAESSELSTPLDLLLADAGRNPVRRFVPGMSGIRFAAGLARRPQRVVKRTAGLGVELAKVGLGRSELAPAPKDRRWSDEAWAKNPLFRRTLQGYLAWGVAVRGLVDDAELDWGDGHRIGFIADNLVEAMAPTNNPVLNPKVLKRTLDTGGGNLLAGGRRLVRDFATAPRIPSMVEADAFAVGEDIAVTPGAVVLRTEVFELIQYTPQTPQVREVPLLIVPPTINKYYVIDLAAERSMVEHLVRSGLQVYCISWRNPDVRHAEWDLDTYGQAVLDALDAVEQISRQDKTALLGICSGGMITSMLMAHLAATDKLDRIAAYSLMVTVLDQERAGITSALLSHKAAAASTRASAEKGYLDGRVLAEVFAWLRPNDLIWNYWVNNYLMGHAPKAFDILFWNADSVRMSAGMHRDFMDLAIRNALVEPKASTMLGSPVDLGTVTTDSYVVAGIADHICQWESCYATTQLLGGTSKFVLSTSGHIAAMVNPPGNPKANFRTAEQNPPEAQDWLAGAHQVPGSWWDDYAGWLAERCGGERGKPRRLGSAQHEPLCEAPGTYVHDR, via the coding sequence ATGACCACCACCGAGGAAGAGGCGGCCGCCGCCGAGAGCAGCGAGCTGTCCACGCCGCTGGACCTCCTGCTCGCCGACGCCGGGCGCAACCCGGTCCGCCGGTTCGTGCCCGGCATGTCCGGCATCCGGTTCGCCGCCGGCCTGGCCCGGCGCCCGCAGCGCGTCGTGAAGCGCACCGCCGGCCTCGGGGTCGAGCTGGCCAAGGTCGGCCTGGGTCGCTCCGAGCTCGCGCCTGCGCCGAAGGACCGGCGCTGGTCGGACGAGGCCTGGGCCAAGAACCCCCTGTTCCGCCGCACCCTGCAGGGCTACCTGGCCTGGGGCGTGGCGGTGCGTGGGCTGGTGGACGACGCCGAGCTCGACTGGGGCGACGGGCACCGGATCGGCTTCATCGCCGACAACCTGGTCGAGGCGATGGCCCCGACCAACAACCCGGTGCTGAACCCCAAGGTGCTCAAGCGCACCCTGGACACCGGTGGCGGCAACCTCCTGGCCGGGGGACGGCGCCTGGTCCGGGACTTCGCCACCGCCCCCCGGATCCCCTCCATGGTCGAGGCCGACGCGTTCGCGGTGGGCGAGGACATCGCGGTCACCCCGGGGGCCGTGGTGCTGCGCACCGAGGTCTTCGAGCTGATCCAGTACACCCCGCAGACGCCGCAGGTGCGTGAGGTGCCGCTGCTGATCGTCCCGCCGACGATCAACAAGTACTACGTCATCGACCTGGCCGCGGAGCGCTCCATGGTCGAGCACCTGGTCCGCAGCGGGCTCCAGGTCTACTGCATCTCGTGGCGCAACCCCGACGTGCGGCACGCCGAGTGGGACCTGGACACCTACGGCCAGGCCGTCCTGGACGCGCTCGACGCCGTGGAGCAGATCAGCCGGCAGGACAAGACGGCGCTGCTGGGGATCTGCTCGGGCGGGATGATCACCTCGATGCTGATGGCGCACCTCGCGGCCACCGACAAGCTCGACCGGATCGCGGCGTACAGCCTGATGGTGACCGTGCTGGACCAGGAGCGGGCCGGGATCACCAGCGCCCTGCTCTCGCACAAGGCGGCCGCGGCGTCGACCCGGGCCTCGGCGGAGAAGGGCTACCTCGACGGCCGGGTCCTCGCGGAGGTCTTCGCGTGGCTGCGGCCCAACGACCTGATCTGGAACTACTGGGTCAACAACTACCTGATGGGTCACGCCCCGAAGGCGTTCGACATCCTGTTCTGGAACGCCGACTCGGTGCGGATGAGCGCGGGCATGCACCGCGACTTCATGGACCTCGCGATCCGCAACGCCCTGGTCGAGCCGAAGGCCTCCACGATGCTCGGCTCCCCGGTCGACCTCGGCACGGTGACCACGGACAGCTACGTCGTGGCCGGGATCGCCGACCACATCTGCCAGTGGGAGTCCTGCTACGCGACCACGCAGCTGCTGGGCGGGACGAGCAAGTTCGTGCTCTCCACCAGCGGGCACATCGCCGCCATGGTGAACCCGCCGGGCAACCCCAAGGCCAACTTCCGCACCGCCGAGCAGAACCCGCCGGAGGCGCAGGACTGGCTGGCCGGCGCGCACCAGGTGCCCGGCTCGTGGTGGGACGACTACGCCGGCTGGCTGGCCGAGCGCTGCGGGGGCGAGCGGGGCAAGCCGCGCCGGCTGGGGTCGGCGCAGCACGAGCCGTTGTGCGAGGCACCGGGGACCTATGTCCACGACCGCTGA
- a CDS encoding long-chain-fatty-acid--CoA ligase — MTNLAQALTDTAAEHGSRPAVKLDDLVIDYDTLLDGARRVAAMLKDRGIGPGDRVGMVLPNVPPFPVLFYGAVAAGCVVVPMNPLLKAREVQYYLEDSGASIVFSWHQMAEEATKAAAEVGIDCVSVEPDGFTDLLAGFEPDDEVVAREDDETVVLLYTSGTTGQPKGAELTHGNMTSNAATSAETLVELGPEDVVMGCLPLFHCFGLTCGLNASVRSGSCLTLIPRFDATKALEVIGRDRVTVFEGVPTMYAGMLHAPDAESYDVSSLRTCISGGSAMPVEVMKKFEQTFDCIVLEGYGLSETSPVASFNHPGKERKPGTIGVPVRGVQMKVVDDDRQDVAQGEVGEIAIKGENVMKGYWGREDATAESVQDGWFLSGDMATVDDEGYFTIVDRKKDLIIRGGYNVYPREIEEVLYGHDAVAEVAVIGLPHDDLGEEVGAAVALKDGQSATEEELQAFAKESLAAYKYPRKVWLVDDLPKGPTGKILRREVTAPEETS; from the coding sequence GTGACCAACCTGGCCCAGGCCCTGACCGACACCGCCGCCGAGCACGGGAGCCGACCGGCGGTGAAGCTCGACGACCTCGTGATCGACTACGACACGCTGCTCGACGGCGCCCGACGGGTCGCGGCGATGCTCAAGGACCGCGGGATCGGCCCGGGCGACCGGGTCGGGATGGTGCTGCCCAACGTGCCGCCGTTCCCCGTGCTCTTCTACGGCGCGGTGGCCGCCGGCTGCGTGGTCGTGCCGATGAACCCGCTGCTCAAGGCCCGCGAGGTGCAGTACTACCTCGAGGACTCCGGCGCCTCGATCGTCTTCTCCTGGCACCAGATGGCCGAGGAGGCCACCAAGGCCGCGGCCGAGGTCGGCATCGACTGCGTCAGCGTCGAGCCGGACGGCTTCACCGACCTGCTCGCCGGCTTCGAGCCCGACGACGAGGTCGTGGCGCGCGAGGACGACGAGACGGTGGTGCTGCTCTACACCTCCGGCACCACCGGCCAGCCCAAGGGCGCCGAGCTCACCCACGGCAACATGACCAGCAACGCCGCCACCAGCGCCGAGACCCTCGTCGAGCTCGGCCCCGAAGACGTCGTGATGGGCTGCCTGCCGCTGTTCCACTGCTTCGGGCTGACCTGCGGTCTGAACGCCAGCGTCCGCAGCGGCTCCTGCCTCACCCTGATCCCGCGCTTCGACGCCACCAAGGCGCTCGAGGTGATCGGGCGTGACCGGGTGACGGTCTTCGAGGGCGTGCCCACGATGTACGCCGGGATGCTCCACGCGCCCGACGCCGAGTCGTACGACGTGTCCAGCCTGCGCACCTGCATCTCCGGCGGCTCGGCGATGCCGGTCGAGGTGATGAAGAAGTTCGAGCAGACCTTCGACTGCATCGTGCTCGAGGGCTACGGGCTCTCCGAGACCTCCCCGGTCGCCTCGTTCAACCACCCGGGCAAGGAGCGCAAGCCCGGCACCATCGGCGTCCCCGTGCGCGGGGTCCAGATGAAGGTCGTCGACGACGACCGCCAGGACGTCGCCCAGGGCGAGGTCGGCGAGATCGCCATCAAGGGCGAGAACGTGATGAAGGGCTACTGGGGCCGCGAGGACGCCACCGCCGAGTCCGTCCAGGACGGCTGGTTCCTCTCCGGCGACATGGCCACCGTCGACGACGAGGGCTACTTCACCATCGTGGACCGCAAGAAGGACCTGATCATCCGGGGCGGCTACAACGTCTACCCCCGCGAGATCGAGGAGGTCCTCTACGGCCACGACGCGGTCGCCGAGGTGGCCGTGATCGGGTTGCCGCACGACGACCTCGGCGAGGAGGTGGGCGCCGCCGTGGCGCTCAAGGACGGCCAGTCGGCCACCGAGGAGGAGCTGCAGGCCTTCGCCAAGGAGAGCCTCGCCGCCTACAAGTACCCCCGCAAGGTCTGGCTGGTCGACGACCTGCCCAAGGGGCCCACCGGCAAGATCCTGCGCCGCGAGGTCACCGCACCCGAGGAGACGTCATGA
- a CDS encoding class I SAM-dependent methyltransferase has product MAGGWSGVAQAYAATFAGLCAGVHEPLLDAALVGRGTRVLDVGCGPGGLSLAAADRGAEVSAVDPDPGMVALARTTAPTAAVTDGGLPDLPVHRLPHRSYDAVLAAFVVNHLPDPRAGLAALAGVVAPGGRVAVTVWPSGATPQSRLWERVVADAGAVPPAGVRLPPDLDFPRTVDGLASLVAGSGLSVVEARLLAWTHVCDPGMVWAGASAGIGGQGATLLAQPPEVREQMRAAYERHVADLVVDGRLHLATTAVLVTAEMTLADSRDDARGASR; this is encoded by the coding sequence ATGGCAGGCGGGTGGTCCGGGGTGGCGCAGGCCTACGCCGCCACCTTCGCCGGGCTCTGCGCCGGCGTCCACGAGCCGCTGCTGGACGCGGCCCTGGTCGGTCGGGGGACGCGGGTGCTCGACGTCGGGTGCGGGCCGGGCGGGCTGTCCCTGGCAGCGGCGGACCGGGGCGCGGAGGTGAGCGCGGTCGACCCCGACCCCGGCATGGTCGCCCTCGCGCGCACGACGGCGCCGACGGCGGCCGTCACCGACGGCGGGCTGCCGGACCTGCCGGTCCACCGGCTGCCGCACCGGTCCTACGACGCCGTCCTGGCCGCCTTCGTCGTCAACCACCTGCCGGACCCGCGGGCCGGGCTGGCCGCGCTGGCGGGGGTGGTGGCACCGGGCGGACGGGTCGCGGTGACCGTCTGGCCCTCCGGGGCGACGCCGCAGTCGCGGCTGTGGGAGCGGGTGGTGGCCGACGCCGGGGCGGTGCCGCCCGCAGGCGTGCGGCTGCCGCCGGACCTCGACTTCCCCCGCACGGTCGACGGCCTGGCCAGCCTCGTGGCCGGGTCGGGCCTCTCCGTGGTCGAGGCCCGGCTGCTGGCCTGGACCCACGTCTGCGACCCGGGGATGGTCTGGGCGGGTGCCTCGGCCGGGATCGGCGGCCAGGGCGCCACCCTCCTCGCGCAGCCGCCGGAGGTGCGGGAGCAGATGCGGGCGGCCTACGAGCGCCACGTGGCGGACCTGGTCGTCGACGGCCGGCTCCACCTGGCCACCACCGCCGTCCTCGTCACCGCCGAGATGACGCTTGCGGACAGCCGAGATGACGCTCGCGGCGCCTCGAGATGA
- a CDS encoding DUF3626 domain-containing protein, whose translation MTRPDTVDPTGRALAHVAARSDPAAPALDRDLRVTLGFHPDRRAARGGPTLLESLAQDGVYRSQFETGTSNGGLTAHRGGARWRWEQEIFGGAYDAAPASARPRYGALDRPGGPGPGGAPRFGSAHLRLREEVLDRATFCFPDSALAPTAFATAAHFDLWPLVATWDARPLTDEVEAGPGGRLDAYVEAHVHGPVLLAGDVEALVLDPCWRGTATDRQAGLLGVPVEWHEGRRLSVAELARHPAYRGPETVEVGLRVAQDGLLDARVIGHAVEAGAEDPQQLKRVWHHVARWGEAVEPR comes from the coding sequence ATGACGCGTCCGGACACCGTGGACCCGACGGGGCGCGCGTTGGCGCACGTCGCCGCGAGGTCGGACCCCGCTGCGCCCGCACTCGACCGCGACCTGCGCGTCACCCTCGGCTTCCACCCCGACCGCCGGGCCGCGCGCGGCGGGCCGACCCTCCTCGAGTCCCTGGCCCAGGACGGCGTCTACCGCTCGCAGTTCGAGACCGGCACGAGCAACGGCGGCCTGACCGCGCACCGCGGCGGGGCTCGCTGGCGGTGGGAGCAGGAGATCTTCGGTGGGGCGTACGACGCCGCGCCGGCCTCGGCGCGCCCCCGGTACGGCGCGCTGGACCGTCCGGGGGGACCAGGACCCGGCGGGGCCCCTCGGTTCGGCTCGGCCCACCTGCGACTGCGCGAGGAGGTCCTGGACCGCGCCACCTTCTGCTTCCCCGACTCGGCGCTGGCTCCGACCGCGTTCGCCACGGCCGCCCACTTCGACCTGTGGCCGCTCGTGGCGACCTGGGACGCTCGTCCGCTGACCGACGAGGTCGAGGCCGGGCCCGGCGGTCGCCTCGACGCCTACGTCGAGGCGCACGTGCACGGTCCGGTCCTGCTGGCAGGGGACGTCGAGGCGCTCGTCCTGGACCCGTGCTGGCGCGGCACCGCGACCGATCGGCAGGCGGGGCTCCTCGGGGTGCCGGTCGAGTGGCACGAGGGACGGCGTCTGTCGGTCGCCGAGCTGGCGCGGCACCCGGCGTACCGGGGTCCGGAGACGGTGGAGGTCGGCCTGCGCGTCGCCCAGGACGGTCTGCTGGACGCTCGTGTGATCGGGCACGCGGTCGAGGCGGGTGCCGAGGACCCGCAGCAGCTCAAGCGCGTCTGGCACCACGTGGCGCGCTGGGGCGAGGCCGTGGAACCACGATGA
- a CDS encoding transporter substrate-binding domain-containing protein: MTSPDLAAVAADLAPSGTLRASINLGNPVLAHGTPDEPGGVTVDLARALGERLGLPVELLCFDAARSSLEAMQDGRADLCFLAIDPARAETVAFTAPYVLIEGVYVVPEDSPLTRADQVDRAGVRVGVKQGSAYDLHLTRALEHAEVVRGAEGTTVYVEQSLEVGAGIRQPVSAFVTDRAGHRLLEPAFMQIEQAVGTTQTRAAATVDHLRAYVEEQKANGFVAESLARAGRPDTRVAPPA, encoded by the coding sequence ATGACCTCCCCCGACCTCGCGGCCGTGGCTGCCGACCTCGCCCCCAGCGGCACGCTGCGCGCCTCGATCAACCTGGGCAACCCGGTGCTCGCCCACGGCACCCCCGACGAGCCCGGCGGGGTGACCGTCGACCTGGCCCGCGCCCTCGGCGAGCGCCTCGGTCTCCCGGTCGAGCTGCTCTGCTTCGACGCGGCACGCTCGTCCTTGGAGGCGATGCAGGACGGGCGCGCCGACCTGTGCTTCCTCGCGATCGACCCGGCCCGCGCCGAGACCGTCGCCTTCACCGCGCCGTACGTGCTGATCGAGGGCGTCTACGTCGTGCCCGAAGACTCCCCGCTGACCCGTGCCGACCAGGTCGACCGCGCGGGCGTCCGCGTGGGGGTCAAGCAGGGCTCGGCCTACGACCTCCACCTGACCCGTGCCCTCGAGCACGCCGAGGTCGTCCGCGGCGCCGAGGGCACCACGGTCTACGTCGAGCAGTCCCTGGAGGTGGGCGCCGGGATCAGGCAGCCGGTGAGCGCGTTCGTGACCGACCGCGCCGGCCACCGGCTGCTCGAGCCGGCCTTCATGCAGATCGAGCAGGCCGTCGGCACCACGCAGACCCGCGCTGCGGCGACCGTCGACCACCTGAGGGCGTACGTCGAGGAGCAGAAGGCGAACGGCTTCGTCGCCGAGTCCCTCGCCCGCGCCGGCCGGCCGGACACGCGGGTCGCGCCGCCCGCGTGA